Proteins encoded together in one Bacteroidales bacterium window:
- a CDS encoding DUF4301 family protein — MFKEKDIKILKEKGISAKEAENQVGYLRKGFPFMKLAKAASINQGIKQLNDKQLKEFVLFYENSSDFTKMKFVPASGAATRMFKALFEFDELFRQSDFDAKILSREAYKHVKECFDRIKDFAFYPELEKAVEKQSTTVPNALKNKDYHIVLSALLTPQGMNYGNLPKGLLTFHRYGKHTRTAVEEHLVEGSGYAANQGAMVDIHLTVSPEHLESFEKLLKKEQKKYEEAYHVKYRITYSVQKPSTDTLAVDDKNEPFRESDGSLHFRPGGHGALLENLNDINADIVFIKNIDNVSHDRNKADTILYKKALAGMLIRYQEKIFGYMKELEKKNTNPEFLKEVTAFLSQELGTTVTNKFLQQQNPAEYLFNKLNRPLRICGMVKNSGEPGGGPFWTIDSDGSKSLQIVESSQVDMHDPEQAAILNSSTHFNPVDLVCALKDYKGRKFNLMNYRDANTGFISKKFKNGKPLKALELPGLWNGSMAHWNTVLVEVPGSTFTPVKTVYDLLRPEHQETV, encoded by the coding sequence ATGTTCAAGGAGAAAGATATAAAGATTCTGAAAGAAAAGGGAATTTCAGCTAAGGAAGCTGAAAACCAGGTTGGTTACCTCAGAAAAGGTTTTCCTTTCATGAAACTTGCAAAAGCAGCAAGCATTAACCAGGGTATTAAGCAGCTTAACGACAAGCAGCTGAAGGAATTCGTTTTATTTTATGAAAATTCGTCTGACTTCACAAAAATGAAGTTTGTTCCTGCATCAGGTGCTGCCACCCGTATGTTTAAGGCCTTGTTTGAATTTGATGAACTTTTCAGGCAGTCTGATTTTGATGCTAAAATCCTATCCAGGGAAGCCTATAAGCATGTTAAAGAATGCTTTGACAGGATAAAAGATTTTGCTTTCTATCCTGAGCTTGAAAAAGCAGTGGAAAAACAGTCGACCACCGTACCAAATGCATTGAAAAATAAGGATTATCACATTGTATTGTCGGCCTTGCTTACACCCCAGGGAATGAATTACGGCAATCTTCCGAAGGGCCTTCTGACTTTTCACCGGTATGGAAAACACACACGCACTGCCGTTGAAGAACACCTTGTTGAAGGTTCAGGATATGCAGCCAATCAGGGGGCTATGGTAGATATTCATCTGACAGTATCTCCCGAACATCTTGAATCTTTTGAAAAACTATTGAAAAAAGAACAGAAGAAATACGAGGAGGCCTACCACGTTAAATACAGAATCACTTATTCGGTTCAAAAACCTTCTACCGATACCCTGGCTGTTGATGATAAGAACGAACCCTTCCGCGAATCGGATGGCAGTCTTCATTTCAGACCGGGCGGACATGGTGCATTACTCGAAAACCTGAATGATATCAATGCGGATATTGTATTTATTAAAAATATCGACAACGTAAGTCACGACAGAAATAAGGCGGATACCATTCTTTATAAGAAAGCGCTGGCAGGAATGCTGATCCGATACCAGGAAAAGATTTTCGGGTACATGAAAGAGCTTGAAAAAAAGAATACAAATCCTGAATTTTTAAAAGAAGTTACGGCATTTCTAAGCCAGGAACTTGGAACTACGGTCACCAACAAGTTCTTGCAACAGCAGAATCCGGCTGAGTACCTGTTTAATAAGCTGAACAGACCTCTCAGGATATGCGGAATGGTGAAAAATTCAGGCGAACCCGGTGGCGGTCCCTTCTGGACGATTGATTCAGACGGAAGTAAATCGCTTCAGATTGTAGAATCTTCACAGGTTGATATGCATGACCCCGAACAGGCTGCCATACTTAACAGTTCAACACATTTTAACCCGGTGGACCTGGTGTGCGCATTAAAAGATTATAAGGGAAGGAAGTTTAACCTGATGAACTACCGGGATGCAAATACGGGTTTCATCAGTAAAAAATTTAAAAATGGCAAACCGTTGAAAGCCCTCGAACTTCCCGGCCTGTGGAACGGATCGATGGCGCACTGGAATACTGTGCTCGTTGAAGTGCCCGGCAGTACCTTTACACCGGTAAAAACCGTATATGACCTGTTACGGCCCGAACACCAGGAGACCGTATGA
- a CDS encoding glycosyltransferase family 1 protein, with the protein MIIAVNTRLLIPGKIEGIGRFALETLRIITQNHPEHRFVFIFDRPYSDEFIFSSNIVPEVAFPPARHPFLWYAFFESGVPRILKKYKPALFLSPDGWLTLHTKTRSLPVIHDLNFFHYPDFIPYTVRQYYNYFFPRFIRKADRIVTVSEYTKADIISKFNYDPARIDVVYNGASGFKPVDSDERKQTGLCYAAGCPFFLSVGLIHPRKNISGLIRAYGLFRQSNPGEVKLVIAGARKWWTADMQEAYDSCGFRDDIIFTGRLKDEELIKLIPAALGLIYVSWFEGFGIPVLEAMYSETPVICSSTTSLPEVGGDAVLYADPASPASIANAMNSLYKDKDLRDNLIKKSIIRRELFTWQRTADRLWKSIEKSCESL; encoded by the coding sequence ATGATCATTGCCGTTAATACACGCCTGCTTATACCTGGTAAAATCGAAGGTATAGGCAGGTTTGCACTTGAAACGTTAAGGATAATTACACAAAATCATCCGGAACACCGGTTTGTTTTTATTTTTGACAGGCCTTATTCGGATGAGTTCATTTTTTCATCCAACATTGTACCGGAAGTGGCTTTCCCTCCTGCGCGACACCCTTTCTTATGGTATGCCTTTTTTGAATCCGGCGTCCCCCGTATTCTGAAAAAATACAAGCCGGCTTTGTTTCTGTCACCTGACGGATGGCTGACACTGCATACCAAAACCAGGTCATTGCCTGTAATTCACGATCTGAACTTTTTCCATTATCCTGATTTTATTCCCTATACGGTAAGGCAATATTATAATTATTTTTTTCCGCGTTTCATCAGGAAGGCCGATCGTATTGTCACGGTTTCTGAGTATACAAAAGCGGATATCATAAGTAAATTCAATTATGATCCGGCTCGTATAGATGTTGTATACAATGGCGCTTCGGGCTTCAAACCGGTTGATTCCGATGAAAGGAAGCAAACAGGGCTATGTTATGCAGCCGGGTGTCCGTTTTTTTTATCTGTCGGGCTTATTCATCCGCGCAAAAATATTTCCGGGCTGATCCGGGCGTACGGGTTATTCCGGCAGTCAAACCCGGGGGAGGTAAAACTTGTCATAGCCGGTGCACGCAAATGGTGGACGGCAGATATGCAGGAAGCTTATGATTCATGTGGATTCCGTGACGATATTATATTCACGGGAAGGCTGAAGGATGAAGAATTAATTAAGCTGATTCCGGCAGCTCTGGGGCTTATCTATGTTTCATGGTTTGAGGGATTCGGAATCCCGGTGCTTGAAGCGATGTATTCTGAAACGCCTGTCATATGCTCATCCACCACTTCACTTCCTGAAGTGGGCGGAGATGCAGTGCTTTACGCGGATCCTGCAAGTCCTGCATCGATTGCCAATGCAATGAATTCGTTATATAAAGATAAAGATCTGAGAGACAATCTGATTAAGAAATCAATAATCAGGCGCGAACTATTCACCTGGCAGCGTACGGCTGATAGGTTATGGAAGAGTATTGAAAAATCATGTGAAAGTTTGTGA